The genomic DNA CCGTGCTCGGGAATCGCCGTGTCCTGCGGCCGTACGTAACCCTCGAAGGCGTGGGCTGCGAAGGCGATCGCTCCGGTGAAACCCGCCAGCAACGAGATCCAGCCGGCCACGAAGCCCGCGGCCGGGTGCACCACGCGCGACAGGAACAGGTACTCACCACCCGATTGGGTCAGTTGCCGCGCCAAGGCCCCGTATCCGATCGCCCCGCAGAGCGCGATCAGCCCGCCGACCAGCCACGCGACCAGAACGCGCGCCGGCGAGCCCAGGTCGGCCAGCGCGTAGCCCGAGGTGGTGAAGACCCCGGCGCCGATCATGTTCGCGACCACCAACGCCGCCAGCGTGGTGGGTCCGAAGTGGCGCCTTTCGTCCTCGCTCACGGACGGCGATAACGATGGAAGAAGTTGTCGACCATGCCTTCGATCTCGACCTCCTCCACGAACTCGAAGCCCGCGGCCTCGATCTCCGACCGAAAGGTGTCCTTCGAGTCGCGCACGTGGCTCAGGATCCACTCACGCGACTTGCCCTCGACCCGGTCGAAGTCGACGACGATCATCTCGCCGCCCGGCACCAGGGCGTCGTACATCGACGCCAGCATGGCCTCGTAGTCGTCGAAGTGATGGTAGGTGTCGATCGTGATGATGCGGTCGACCGAGGCGGTCGGCAAGGTCGCCGAGGTATAGGAGCTGAAGACGGTCGTGACGTTGTCGTGGCCGGCCTCGTTCGCGCGCTCGCGCAGGTGCTCGACGAAGCGGATCGAGATCTCCACGGCGTAGAGGTGGCCTTCCGCGCCGACGGCTTCGACCAACTGGTCCATGAACGCCCCGGTGCCCGCGCCCACGTCGGCCACCACGTCGCCCGGCTCGAAACCGGACACCTCGACGATCTCGTCGCGCAGGGAATAGACCTCACGGGTCTCGCGCTCGAGCCGGCTGAGCATGCGCTGCATGTCGAGATCGGGGTCGACGTAGCTCTCGTTGCGGGACTCGGCGGGCACCTCGGCACCGGCGGTGGCGACCACGAGCGCCACGAGGACGAGCGTCACGAGCGGGATGAGTTGGCGAAGCCGCACGATGGAATCTCCGGGAAGGGGGGCCGGGGGAGCCACGCGGCAGTGCCGGCGCTTCTCTCCGGATTCTACGGCGGAAGGCTCCTTTCGGGACCCGACACACCGTGCGAAGGGGGTTCGTCCACACGGGCCGGATGGATTCTGCCAGCACACTGGTCCTTCTCGGGACTTCATTCCGG from Candidatus Krumholzibacteriia bacterium includes the following:
- a CDS encoding class I SAM-dependent methyltransferase: MRLRQLIPLVTLVLVALVVATAGAEVPAESRNESYVDPDLDMQRMLSRLERETREVYSLRDEIVEVSGFEPGDVVADVGAGTGAFMDQLVEAVGAEGHLYAVEISIRFVEHLRERANEAGHDNVTTVFSSYTSATLPTASVDRIITIDTYHHFDDYEAMLASMYDALVPGGEMIVVDFDRVEGKSREWILSHVRDSKDTFRSEIEAAGFEFVEEVEIEGMVDNFFHRYRRP